The Lemur catta isolate mLemCat1 chromosome 6, mLemCat1.pri, whole genome shotgun sequence sequence TTGCTAAACCATTTTCTAAAAGGTTTCCAATGGCCATACCAGTGTTAAGGATCTGGCCTTACCCAGAGAGGAGAGGGACAGTTCTGGACCCGCTGACTGCGGAGGCCCCAGCCTGCACCTGCAGGAAGTCTTCTGCCTTTCTGTTGAGTCAGAGCTGAGTTTGTGGTCCTGGGGTGGTGCTGCCTGCACTTGACTGACTGCTGTGTAGGGGCCATTTCCTCACCCTTGGTCCTGAGGGAATAGTTtggtttttctctcctcttctccaggGGCACAAGCAGCCCAGTAGCTGGGTGTTAAATGGCTCTCTCATCACCCACTTCTGTAAGGGCCACCTCGGCGCATGCTTGCTCTAAGGGCTGGACTGAGCCAAGGGAGCTCCATGGTGCTCCTGCATGGCCCCCACCACATCGCCTTCCTCTTGCCTTCATCCCCATCTCGTGGAATAACACTGGGGAAGTTGTCCTCAGTGGTATGCCGTTTGCTTTTCTTTACCCCACAAAGACAGAGGCATCTCCAGCGTTTATTTTCTGCACACTAGTTTGCCCTGTGCTTTAAACTGGAAAGGCTTGGGTTTCATCCTTAGGCGGTCTCCTGCTCAGCCTCGGAGATGCTCACACCCTCAGGAGGGGAGACCTGTGGCTGAAGGCCGTCCTGTAAGTGGTTGTGCAGCGCCACCTCCTGGCCACAGTACCCATCGTGTCTTTCCCATTCTTGCTCAACGGTTGCCAGAAAAGTTCATCTAATCAAGAGGAATTTGCAAAAGATATTCTGAAGTCAAGATATCAGGATATTCAGGATTTCTGGTCGAACCTATAATGCCCATAGCTCTCTGTATCTGTTTGGCCTTTGTGGGGCTGCCTTGCCAAGCCTCCTGTTAAAAGGGCTTTGTATTTCCAGCACCCAGGTTGTCGAGGTAGGACTAAGCAGCTGCAGTCCAGAAGCGAGGACATCAGCCTAGGACCTGAGGCTGGATGTGTGTATACAGAGGGCTTAATGCACCTGTGTTTTACCAATCAGGTTCCATGTCCTTGAGGGGAGGGAGCATTAAGGCAAGTGGCTGGAGTGTGGGAGAGAGACAAGGGTGTAAAGGAAGACTACAGCTTCTTCCTTGGGGCTGTGACTGTTTTGGAGTTTCTCATCTCTTATTTCTGGTCTGGAGTTTTTAGGCAAATTGGGCTGCTGTGCTGCCACTGACACTGAACAGAACTGCAGCTCTACTAACTCAAAGGGGACAAGATTACTCCCCTGTCTAGAATGATTAGTCTTCCTGGGAGATGGCATTAAGGAGGATTTTTGTCTTGGTGAATTAATTTTGAGAGCACCTTCAGTGTGCTGTAACTGGAGCAGCAGAACACCTAGATTTTATACCTGGCCCCATCTTTGAGTCTCTCCCTGTCTGTCCCTCCCAACCCTGAAATGAACAACAAATCCTAAATCCTCTGTAACTCACATCTCCCATTTCCCAAACCAGGGACTGGGGATTCCTGCCATTTAtgctttaaagagaaaatgttagAATAAACATGTACATTTTACTGTTCCTGTATGTGGTCGTTCAACAGACACGTACTGTGTGCCCTGGTGGAGCTCACAGACTGGAGGGGATATGGCCATGAGAGTAGCTGTGGACTAATGTCTCTGTAGGTAATGCCTCTGTCATTCTCTCTCCACTCTAGGCCTGGTCTCCAAGTCCTCTCCTAAGAAGCCACGTGGACGTAACATCTTCAAGGCTCTTTTCTGCTGTTTTCGCGCCCAGCATGTTGGCCAGTCAAGCTCCTCCACTGAGCTCGCTGCGTATAAGGAGGAAGCCAACACCATTGCTAAGGTAGCTGGGTCGGGGTGGTGCCACACTAGCAAGGAAGGAACTGCTAGTGGGAGATCCCTGCAGATGAGGGCAAGTGGGCAAGTGGCCTTGCCTGAGATTATGAAGGTCTCTAGCTCAGAGAAGTCCTTCCTCTATCCTTCCATTTGTAATCCATTTGCTTCCCATTTGTGGTGTGGGCCACCTGGATGTCCCGGTGGTTTCTGAGGACCCCTGTAGTCCAGACCCTTCCAGGTCCCAGGAACCATGCAAGGCACTTTGCATATATTGTCTCAAGTGATCCACACAGCAACCCTGCAAGGAGATTCATAAGATTCCTATTTTGCAGACatggaaactgagacacagagggtTTATGCAGTCCCTGAAGAGTTCATAGTTGATAAATGGTAGTgacaggatttgaactcagatctctCTGGCTCTAAAAcctgtgtttgttgttgttttctactATGCAAAGCTATCTTCCAAGTTACTTGAAATCCAGGGAACCAGGAATTGAAACTCTAGCATGCTTTTAATAACCCCTGCCAGCAATTCTCACCTGTACCCGTGCAAGACATTTAGagatggaggtgggggagggatttctggatttgtttgtttttttaagataggatcttaccctgtcacccaggctggagtgcagtggtatgatcatagctcattgcagcttcaaactcctgggctcaggagatcctcctgcctcagcttcctgagtagctgggactacaagtgcacaccaccatgcctagctaatttttattttatttttctatagagaAATATCTGCAGAAGAGATTTCTATGTGGATCATTTGAGACAATATATGCAAAGTGCCTTGCATGGTTCCCAGAACCTGGAAGGATCTGGACCACACGGGTCCTCAGAAACCACAGGGGCATCCAAGTGGCCCACACACAAATGGGaagcagaaaaatacaataaaaatgtcttgctatattgcccaagctggtcttgaactcctgggctcaagcaatcctcccacctcagcctcccaaagtgctgggattacaggcatgggccactgcacccagccttttttcaagagacagggtcttgctctgtcacccaggctggagtgcagtggtgcaatcaaagCTCacttgtaaccttgaactcctgggctcagttgcTACTTGTGGGTATTTTTGATCATCACAATGACTAAAAGGTATGGCTAGCATTTCAAGGGTGGGGCCAGCCCCAaccaacaaaaattattttgcccCAAATGCCAGTGATACCTCTCTCTGAAACACCGAAGTCTAACTGTCTAActgtccttcctctctctcaaAACCAGGCAAAAGATACGTACATCAATGAACAATCACTTCATTTTCCAATGGGGAGACATGGTTAAATAAAGTACCACCTGACAGTAATACTAAGtgattaatttttacaaagggTTCTCAATAACATGGAGAAGTATTGAGTTGCAACATTAAGTCAAAAAGCAGAATGTGAAATTATATAGTATTATATTATGGAAAAAAGACTGATAACAGAAACTTGGAGGAGATAcaccaaaatatcaacattcagtgctaggattttaatttttattcaaagttTTTGTTAAGAACACTTACCACTTTTTACAACTATAACTTTATTATTAGCAAAAGGCAGGGGAGGGGTCTTTCTGATCTCTCAGCACCCCACCTCCCCTCACATTTTGGGTGCCTGCAGTGTGGCTTGCTTGATGTTTTGTTAGGGGCTGGGTACTCCCCCATACATCCCCGCAAGGAGGGCATAGGAAACATGTTCTCACCCAGGGGTGCAAAGCCTGTGTGTAAGGACTAAGCAGGAGGTTAAACCACCATAATGAGGAGCTTAGATTTTGGGTTTGCCTGTGACTTTGTGTCCCTGAATCAGCTGCTGAGTTCCCTGTTCCTTACTTTGTCCAGCTGAGAGGCAGCGTAGCTGCGAACAGGGACACCGTCTTCTCCAGTCTGCATCAGGCCTAATGTGGGAAGGAAGCGCTGGCTTTTCCCCTTTCCTGCCTAGCTCCTAGGAAAAGTCACTTTTGTCATGTTAGGAGCTTCCAGGTGGCTGGGTCCTGGGGACAAAGTTGTTCTCCAGGActgaggcagaggcagtgggTTTGGATGGCCACTGACCACCTTCTTCTCTTCTGCAGTCGGATCTGCTCCATTGTCTCCAGTACCAGTTTTATCAGGTACGTGAATCTGGCTGGTGCCAGAAGCTCGGAAGCTCAGGCCCCCGTAGATCCCTGGCCAGCCCTGTTGGGCAGGTGATGCCCTCACTCCTCGGCTCCTGGCCAATCACTGGCCTGCCCTGGAAAGCCATTTGTTCCAGACATGTGCTGAGGGCCTGCTATGTGCAAGGCGTCAGCTTTGGGCTGGGGGACAGCTGGTGCTCCAGGCCCTCTTCCTGCAGCTGCTCTCCATCCTACACCAGCCCTAGCCACCACCTCCAGTGTCCAGATCACTTAATACTCCCATTGGGAGTGTGAAACCTAGAAACCGACCCTACCTTCTCTATTCTCTGCCTTTAAGTGGTGTCTGTCATGGGTTGGTGATTCCGTCTCCACAAACAGCCCAGCTCTTCCTCGAACTGGGCTTTCTTGGTGGGCAGATCTCAACAGCCTGACTCTGGTTTTAGATCCCAGGGACCTGCCTGCTCCCAGAGGTGACAGAGGAAGATCAAGGAAGGATCTGTGTGGTCATTGACCTGGATGAAACCCTTGTGCATAGCTCCTTTAAGGTAATCCAACATCTAGAGCCCTTCCTACCCTCATCTTGGGCCCTTTTGTGAGCCTGACAACAGGTGCTGTAAGGCAGCCTGAAGATGAGGATAGAAGAGTGACCAGAAGGGAGAGGGCCAGGCCTCTGGCATTTTGGCCACCTTAGTGTCACAGATATCTAGTGGCCACACTGAAGAATGTTGAGTAGAAACTCGCTGCCCTCCCCAGTCACTGCTAACAGGTTGCATCTGCCCCCCAGCCACATAGCACAGAGAGCCACCAGGGCTCCATACAGGGCAGGCCTAAAAGACTGGTTGACTCAGCTTTGGCCCCTGCCCCTGTTTGTCTCATCAAGATGTTTGTTAACTATGGGAGACCCTCAAACACTCAGCTCAGGTAGAATTTGGTGGGGTGGAGGGTGTGAGAAGTAGGGAAAGCCAGAAGGGATATCATACTCTGCTGGGTGAGAACCTCTTAGTGGGGTGGCAGGAGGAGCATCCAGGAGACTCCAAGATCTAtttctcccacccctcccagggGTATGGTGGGGGCTGCTTGTCCCTCCTGCCATGCTGACACCATTAACTTTTCTGCCTTCCAGCCAATCAACAATGCTGACTTCATAGTGCCTGTCGAGATTGAGGGGACCACTCACCAGGTAAGCTGCCTGCCAAGCCACACCCAGTCCAGAAGGTGGGCGGTTTGCCTTCCGTTTCACCTGTGCTGGGGTCCTCAGCCCCTCTCAGGGCTTGTGCTCCATCAGTTGATCCCTTTTCTGTAACTTCAGTCTCCCCTTTTTATTGGTATTAGACACTCAGGgctttctcatcttaaaaaaaagtttcaaccCCACATCCCCCTGTAGCTGTCatccttgttttctctttgcagCCAAGCTGTTTGAAAGAACAGTTTACATTATTTAATGACAGTAATAGCTATCATTTGTTAGTCCCCGCCCCCCATGTGCCGGCACTGTTACatgatttattacattttctctaTTCCTGAGTGGTTGGTGTCCCTGCCTGTTACAGGCAAGGAAACCAGTACTAGCGGTttcttctgcctagaatgccctCCTCCTCATGCCCACCCACCCCTGAATAGCTAGTGAGCTtcttccttcccagcccaggcATCTGTTCCTCTGTGGAGCCCTCTCTGACTCCTTCCCCTTGGGGCCCTACCCTGGGTTCTGCCTAAATGCTCAGTATGCATCTGTCAAAGTGAAGAGCACTCAAATCTAAACAAGACCAGCCTCCAGCCCTGCTTAGCTGCTCAGTCCAGGGTTAAGGATCACGTGCTGTTGGTACTGAAAGACCGTTTACTCACAGTGCTTGCCCAGGTGGTCTGCCTGCTGCCCGAGAGTCAGGGACCACTGGAGCAGATGCCCTGGTAGCCCTGATACTTGTTAGTGTGGTCTGGTCACATAGTAAAGTTACTAGTAGGGAAACAGAGATTGAGGCTTCCGTGGGTTGTTGTCACTGTCTCACATCCATCAGACGCTTTCTCCATCACCGGCTCCCCACTGAGGTGCTCCGCCCGGCCCTGCACCAGCCGCTGGTCAGAACCAGGCTTGGCCCAGCAGCCCTTTATGGTCTATTTTTGCGTACAGAGATGTGCAAAACCCATGGGGAAAAGACAAAGGTATATTTTCAGACAGGCAAATATACACTGTGAACTCCTGATTAACATGCAGGGGTgtgaataataaaaaaggaatgagattAAAATGAGGGTGGCCTACCTGTCCAAGGTGGGGTTGAGCGAAGAGTGGGGAAGGGATGCCAAGCTTGTTGAATAactgggaagagggaggggcttGCTGACCGTTGAAGAAATGGCAGATTAATAGGAGCCAAGCTGTGGCTGCCTGGAGCAGAGGGTCCCTGCTGCAGAGCTTCAGGGGGTCCGGTGAGTTGGTGGCCAGTTCAGGCCAGCTCTAGGAGGGAGAGTCATGGCAGGCACACAATCTTTGGCTAGGGAGTGATGTGAATAAAAGGAGCTTTGAGGAAATGATTCTAGTAGCACCTATGTGTGCTAGAGGCAGGGAAGCAAGAGAGTGCAGTCATTTGGGGGGACATGCAGCCAAAGAGCCATTTAGGCCAAAATGTGAAAGATCATGAAAGGTGGACACAGGTGCTGAGTGTGGCTGGCACAAAAGGGGGGCGGTGCTAGGGCAAGAGGCAGCATGGTGTCTCATCCGTGGTCATTGAGGGGAACCAGTCACTTTTCTCTGGTACAATCAGAGAAGCTGTGTGAGGATATGAGGTTTCAGGAAGTGTCTGTGTCTTTGCCTGATGGTGCCCTGGACAGACTGTCCTGCCGGAGCCAAGGACAGAAAGCTCCCACAGAGGCTGTGGCTGGATTCAAGTAATCCAGGATAGGCTGTTTCCATCTGTGAGGCCTATTCTTGATTACTTGTTTCTGGAGGCAGCTGATGGTCCGCCGCCGGAGACAAAGATGGCTCCTGGGACATGGGGTATTCGCTTCTTCCTGAGCCTAGTTAAGGTTGGGACCACTGAGCCAGCAGAAGACTGGGGAGGGGGCGATGCTAGTGTCCTGGTCTGTGGGGCAGAAGACCCCCAGCCAGGCGGTCCAAGAGGCTAGGTGTGGGAGTTGGACCTACGGGGTGCTCTTTGTGTAACTGGGGAAGGTGACGATGCGGCAGTGCGTCGGCCTCACAGGGTTGCCTCCAATAAGCCTCTCTGCTTCTCCTCAGGTGTATGTGCTCAAGAGGCCTTATGTGGATGAGTTCCTGAGACGCATGGGGGAACTCTTTGAATGTGTTCTCTTCACTGCCAGCCTGGCCAAGGTacccaggggcaggaggggaaaaAGGAGCCAGGAGCAGGTGTGGCAGCCACAGGGGTGGTCCAGTAGCTCCTTGCTGGTTCATAGGATGCCACAGGGGACCAGGATTGCATCCACACTAAGTCCTCTTGTCTCCTACCAGTATGCTGACCCTGTGACGGATCTGCTGGATCGGTGTGGGGTGTTCCGGGCCCGCCTATTCCGGGAGTCCTGTGTGTTCCACCAGGGCTGCTATGTCAAGGACCTCAGCCGCCTCGGGAGAGACCTGAGGAAAACCCTCATCCTGGACAACTCACCTGCTTCCTACATCTTCCACCCAGAGAATGCAGTGAGTCCTGCATGCCCACGTGGCAGGGGTTGGAGAGGGAGTGGGCTGTGGAGCCGTGGGCTTACCCAGAGGAGAACACCACCCCCGGCAGAGCCAGCCAGCCTCTATGGGctctggggtgagggagggacgAAGCGGCAGTCAGGAGATTCACACCACGTTTTCCCGGTCCAAGGTGCCTGTGCAGTCCTGGTTTGATGACATGGCGGACACAGAGTTGCTGAACCTGATCCCAATCTTTGAGGAGCTGAGCGGAGCAGAAGACGTCTACACCAGCCTTGGGCAGCTGCGGGCCCCTTAGCCTTCCCTGCTTCCAAGCAACGGCCATCCTAGTAGGGGACTTTGCTATACTGTGCCTTTATGATCAGCCTGACGGAGTGGAAGCTGGAGCACCTCACCAAGTGGGGCCTGGAAATAGTGAGGAATGATTGGAAAGAGCTTTAGGACGGGTTAGATGCTGAATGGGCAAATATCAGACCAACGATAACCAGAGCTACCTGCTCCCCGAGTTGGTTGCCAAGccgtgtgtgtgagagagtgcaTGCGTGTGTGTTGCCGTGAGCTGTGGCCCCAGCATATGCAGTGTTTCAGTGGGGGAGAAGCTGAAAGATCGTGACTCTTCCCAAGTTAGTTCATCTCCTCTCCTGTCACCCTGAGAGCCACTGAGCTCTATGGGGATGAAGACTATTGAAGGCTCCATTGCCAAACCATggcctttcctcagtgttttaagGCCTATgccaaggagaaaggaaaggtcAGAGGCCGCCTTTGGATGCCCCAGGCACACACCTTTCTGAAATCTTTCTCCCCCCAGCTGCTGCAGACAGCAAGATGACATTTCGGGGAAGATGCGAACTTG is a genomic window containing:
- the CTDSP2 gene encoding carboxy-terminal domain RNA polymerase II polypeptide A small phosphatase 2 is translated as MEHGSIITQARREDALVLTKQGLVSKSSPKKPRGRNIFKALFCCFRAQHVGQSSSSTELAAYKEEANTIAKSDLLHCLQYQFYQIPGTCLLPEVTEEDQGRICVVIDLDETLVHSSFKPINNADFIVPVEIEGTTHQVYVLKRPYVDEFLRRMGELFECVLFTASLAKYADPVTDLLDRCGVFRARLFRESCVFHQGCYVKDLSRLGRDLRKTLILDNSPASYIFHPENAVPVQSWFDDMADTELLNLIPIFEELSGAEDVYTSLGQLRAP